A region of Halalkaliarchaeum desulfuricum DNA encodes the following proteins:
- a CDS encoding 50S ribosomal protein L18e, with the protein MSSKTNPRLQNLIAELKSVSRDSGANVWQDVATRLEKPRRTHAEVNLGRIERYAQEDETVVVPGKVLGSGVLEKNVTVAAVDFSGTARTKIEQAGEAVSLEQIAEQNPEGTNVRVIR; encoded by the coding sequence ATGAGTAGCAAGACGAATCCACGATTACAGAACCTCATTGCCGAGCTGAAGTCGGTGTCCCGCGACTCCGGTGCCAACGTCTGGCAGGACGTCGCGACCCGGCTGGAAAAGCCACGGCGCACCCACGCGGAGGTCAACCTGGGCCGCATCGAGCGGTACGCCCAGGAGGACGAGACCGTCGTCGTCCCCGGCAAAGTGCTGGGAAGCGGTGTGCTCGAAAAGAACGTCACCGTCGCTGCCGTCGACTTCTCGGGGACCGCCCGAACGAAGATCGAACAGGCCGGCGAAGCGGTGAGCCTCGAACAGATTGCCGAACAGAACCCGGAAGGAACCAACGTCAGGGTGATCCGATGA
- a CDS encoding 50S ribosomal protein L13: MSLAEFDADLVVDARDCIMGRVASEVAQSALDGERVAVVNAERAVITGNEESTMETYRKRADLGSDRGPYYPKRPDRIFKRSIRGMLPHKKPRGREAFENVRVYVGNPYDDDPDREAVVLDGTSLDRLSNIKFTTLGEISEELGATVTW; this comes from the coding sequence ATGAGCCTCGCAGAGTTCGACGCAGACCTCGTCGTCGACGCCCGTGACTGCATTATGGGCCGGGTCGCCAGCGAGGTGGCCCAGTCCGCGCTCGACGGCGAGCGCGTTGCCGTGGTGAACGCCGAGCGGGCGGTCATCACCGGCAACGAGGAGTCGACGATGGAGACGTATCGCAAGCGCGCGGATCTGGGCTCCGACCGCGGACCGTACTATCCGAAGCGACCGGACCGGATCTTCAAGCGCTCCATTCGCGGGATGCTCCCGCACAAGAAACCGCGCGGCCGCGAGGCGTTCGAAAACGTCCGCGTCTACGTCGGCAACCCCTACGATGACGATCCCGACCGGGAAGCGGTCGTCCTGGACGGCACGTCGCTGGATCGCCTGTCGAACATCAAGTTCACCACGCTCGGGGAGATCTCCGAGGAACTGGGTGCTACTGTCACATGGTAA